One window of the Rhodococcus sovatensis genome contains the following:
- the crcB gene encoding fluoride efflux transporter CrcB: MIVVLLAVAGALGAVSRFVIDSFVKSKLKNAVFPWGTVGINITGSLLLGFLAGLVVLQDGSTDLQMVIGTGFCGGYTTFSTASVETVRLVQSGRHSLALINLVGTLVVAGGACAAGFALASVV; the protein is encoded by the coding sequence ATGATCGTCGTCCTCCTGGCGGTCGCAGGCGCACTCGGAGCGGTAAGCCGGTTCGTGATCGATTCGTTCGTCAAATCGAAGCTGAAGAATGCGGTGTTTCCGTGGGGGACGGTAGGCATCAATATCACCGGATCGTTGCTGCTCGGATTCCTCGCGGGACTGGTTGTGCTGCAGGATGGTTCGACCGATCTGCAAATGGTGATCGGAACGGGGTTCTGCGGTGGGTACACGACATTCAGTACGGCGAGCGTCGAGACTGTTCGCCTCGTACAGTCCGGTAGGCATTCGCTTGCATTGATCAACCTCGTCGGCACGCTTGTGGTGGCGGGCGGGGCGTGCGCTGCGGGATTCGCGCTTGCAAGCGTTGTCTGA
- a CDS encoding CrcB family protein yields MADSPNAGDPFAELPMDPDVDDLAMVGDPTRPLHLQPSALALVFVGGVGGTLARYGLEVAIPFRSSGWPVATFMVNLVGAFLLGLVLEHLMRRGPDVGARRRVRLLTGTGFCGAFTTYSTFALEAVVLSRDGHWTTAFAYTMSTVVFGALSAWAGIVVGARRNRTAR; encoded by the coding sequence ATGGCCGATAGTCCCAACGCCGGTGATCCGTTCGCCGAGTTGCCGATGGACCCGGACGTCGACGACCTAGCGATGGTCGGCGACCCGACCAGGCCGCTACATCTGCAACCGTCGGCGCTGGCTTTGGTGTTCGTCGGGGGAGTCGGCGGAACCCTGGCGCGGTACGGCCTCGAAGTTGCAATTCCTTTTCGCAGTTCGGGCTGGCCTGTCGCCACGTTCATGGTCAACCTGGTCGGCGCGTTTCTGCTGGGTCTGGTACTCGAGCATCTGATGCGACGCGGACCCGACGTCGGCGCGCGTCGACGGGTTCGCTTGCTTACAGGCACCGGTTTCTGCGGTGCATTCACCACATACAGCACATTCGCGTTGGAGGCAGTAGTGCTCTCCAGGGATGGTCACTGGACGACGGCTTTCGCGTACACGATGTCGACCGTCGTGTTCGGTGCGCTGTCAGCGTGGGCAGGAATCGTCGTCGGTGCCCGCAGGAACCGGACCGCTCGATGA
- a CDS encoding GntR family transcriptional regulator — translation MSGSRRLTPINARNTSMVIADQIRDRIIDGSYAPGEQINEANVAAELEISRGPVREALQRLNQEGLLVSYRNRGVFVVELSSDDVAEIYDARAAIEVGAAWTLVRGEVAVLKATAAQLSAIVDQMQPFIDKADWLGLAERDLAFHTALVAATTNSRMSRMYATLAAEARICMANLETAYYRPEALVEEHQLLVDLLLGDDWAALETGLHEHMDTAIHDLTQAMHDQAEEGADAPVRA, via the coding sequence ATGTCCGGTTCCCGAAGATTGACGCCGATCAACGCTCGAAATACTTCGATGGTCATCGCGGATCAGATTCGCGATCGGATCATCGACGGCTCGTACGCGCCAGGCGAGCAGATCAACGAAGCGAACGTCGCTGCCGAACTGGAGATTTCGCGCGGTCCGGTTCGCGAGGCATTGCAGCGTCTCAACCAGGAGGGGTTGCTGGTCAGCTACCGAAACCGCGGCGTTTTCGTCGTCGAGCTCAGCAGCGACGACGTGGCGGAGATCTACGACGCCCGGGCCGCCATCGAGGTCGGTGCTGCGTGGACGCTGGTACGGGGCGAGGTCGCGGTGTTGAAAGCAACTGCCGCGCAGCTCTCGGCCATCGTCGATCAGATGCAGCCGTTCATCGACAAGGCGGACTGGCTGGGACTCGCCGAGCGTGATCTTGCATTCCATACCGCGTTGGTGGCAGCGACGACGAACAGTCGAATGTCGAGGATGTACGCCACGCTCGCTGCCGAAGCCCGTATCTGCATGGCCAACCTCGAGACCGCGTACTACCGGCCGGAGGCGCTCGTGGAGGAGCATCAATTGCTGGTCGACTTGCTTCTCGGGGACGATTGGGCGGCGCTGGAGACAGGTCTGCACGAGCATATGGACACTGCGATCCACGATCTGACGCAGGCGATGCACGATCAAGCAGAGGAGGGTGCCGACGCCCCTGTCCGCGCCTAG
- a CDS encoding NAD-dependent succinate-semialdehyde dehydrogenase encodes MTTTSTSTRSTSTEFASPTGLFIGGSWGEARSGETFDVLDPATGEVITSVADGGVVDAEAAMAAATQAQASWAATAPRERSVILRRAFELIIERTEELAAIITAEMGKPLADARGEVAYGAEFFRWFSEEAVRISGDHTLTGDGKNRIIVTRAPVGPCILVTPWNFPLAMGTRKIGPALAAGCTVVFKPAEQTPLTALALADILVDAGVPDGVVNVVPTTDAAGVVGSWMASGTARKISFTGSTEVGKILLAQAAPTVMRTSMELGGNAPFIVAEGADVDRAVDGAMVAKMRNMGEACTAANRFFVHRPLAAEFADKLAAKMGALTVGAGSADGVEVGPLIDQDGRAKVQRLVDDALDRGARAVVGGTENSGPGYFYPPTVLDSVDSASELMSTEIFGPVAAVVPYDTEDEVISLANDTEWGLVGYVFTQDIDRALRMGERLEVGMVGLNTGLVSNPAAPFGGVKQSGLGREGGKVGIDEFLEYKYFAVPRS; translated from the coding sequence ATGACCACGACATCGACCAGCACCCGATCGACCAGCACCGAGTTCGCCTCACCCACAGGCCTGTTCATCGGAGGAAGTTGGGGTGAGGCCCGAAGTGGCGAGACGTTCGACGTTCTCGATCCTGCGACGGGGGAGGTCATCACCTCGGTTGCCGACGGCGGCGTCGTCGACGCCGAAGCTGCGATGGCAGCCGCTACGCAGGCACAGGCGTCGTGGGCCGCCACAGCGCCGCGCGAACGCAGCGTGATTCTCCGGCGCGCGTTCGAGTTGATCATCGAGCGCACCGAGGAACTCGCCGCGATCATCACTGCCGAAATGGGCAAACCGCTCGCGGACGCGCGGGGTGAAGTGGCGTACGGCGCCGAGTTCTTTCGGTGGTTCTCCGAGGAGGCAGTGCGGATCTCCGGCGATCACACGCTGACCGGTGACGGCAAGAATCGGATCATCGTTACCCGCGCGCCGGTCGGACCGTGCATCCTGGTGACGCCGTGGAACTTTCCGCTCGCGATGGGAACTCGCAAGATCGGGCCTGCGCTGGCGGCAGGATGCACCGTGGTATTCAAGCCGGCGGAGCAGACACCGCTGACGGCTCTCGCGTTGGCCGACATCCTCGTCGACGCCGGAGTTCCCGACGGTGTAGTCAACGTGGTTCCCACCACGGACGCAGCTGGAGTGGTCGGTTCGTGGATGGCGAGCGGAACTGCCCGCAAGATCAGTTTCACGGGTTCGACCGAGGTCGGCAAGATCTTGCTGGCTCAGGCTGCGCCTACCGTCATGCGTACGTCGATGGAGCTCGGTGGCAATGCACCGTTCATCGTTGCCGAGGGTGCCGACGTCGATCGCGCCGTCGACGGGGCGATGGTTGCAAAGATGCGCAACATGGGCGAGGCGTGTACGGCAGCGAACAGATTCTTTGTACACCGCCCGCTCGCAGCGGAATTCGCGGACAAGCTCGCGGCGAAGATGGGCGCGTTGACGGTCGGTGCAGGTAGCGCGGACGGAGTGGAGGTAGGCCCGCTGATCGATCAGGACGGACGCGCCAAGGTTCAGCGTCTCGTCGACGATGCGCTCGACAGGGGAGCCCGCGCAGTGGTGGGGGGCACGGAGAACTCCGGCCCCGGTTACTTCTACCCGCCGACCGTGCTCGACTCCGTGGATTCGGCGTCGGAACTGATGTCGACGGAGATCTTCGGACCGGTGGCGGCCGTGGTGCCGTACGACACGGAGGACGAGGTCATCTCGCTCGCGAACGATACCGAGTGGGGGTTGGTCGGCTACGTGTTCACCCAGGACATCGACCGAGCGCTCAGGATGGGGGAGCGTTTGGAAGTCGGGATGGTCGGCTTGAACACCGGTCTCGTGTCGAATCCCGCTGCCCCGTTCGGTGGGGTCAAGCAGTCCGGGCTCGGTCGTGAGGGCGGAAAGGTCGGAATCGACGAGTTCCTCGAATACAAGTATTTTGCTGTTCCCCGGTCCTAG
- a CDS encoding aspartate aminotransferase family protein, whose protein sequence is MTASTRTHLSPALKQATPVVVDYAAGSWIYGTDGNRYLDFTTGIGVTSTGHCHPRVVEAAREQVGKIIHAQYTTVMHKPLLALTEKLGDFLPDGFDSVFYANSGSEAVEASIRLARMATGRPNIVAFHGGFHGRTVAAASLTTAGTKFRSGFSPIMGGVHIAPFPYAFRYGWDMDTAVAFALQELDYLLATMSSPADTAAFIIEPVLGDGGYLPTPPEFLEGIRRRADEHGIVLIVDEVQAGVGRTGKFWGHEHSAAKPDIVITAKGLASGFPISAIAASTELMSKAWPGSQGGTYGGNAVAAAAAVATLDVVRDEGLVENAAKQGAVLLDGLKALKEQYSAIGDARGLGLMQALEFVDENGKPDAAAAARVQQTAISEGLLLLTCGALGNVVRVIPALVVTDDEMAEGLDAIGRTLKRAL, encoded by the coding sequence ATGACAGCGTCGACTCGCACACACCTCAGCCCTGCACTCAAGCAAGCCACCCCGGTTGTCGTCGACTACGCGGCCGGTAGCTGGATTTACGGCACGGACGGAAATCGATACCTCGACTTCACGACGGGCATCGGCGTCACCAGCACGGGCCACTGTCACCCCCGAGTCGTGGAAGCGGCTCGCGAGCAGGTCGGCAAGATCATCCATGCGCAGTACACGACCGTCATGCACAAGCCCCTTCTCGCGCTCACCGAGAAGCTCGGTGACTTTCTCCCTGACGGTTTCGACAGCGTCTTCTACGCCAACTCCGGATCCGAGGCCGTCGAGGCGTCGATCCGACTTGCACGCATGGCCACCGGTCGCCCGAACATCGTCGCATTTCACGGCGGCTTCCACGGACGCACTGTCGCCGCAGCCTCGCTGACGACTGCGGGGACCAAGTTTCGATCCGGGTTCTCGCCGATCATGGGCGGCGTACATATCGCACCGTTCCCCTACGCATTCCGGTACGGCTGGGACATGGACACCGCAGTCGCGTTCGCGCTGCAGGAGCTGGACTACTTGTTGGCCACGATGTCCAGCCCCGCCGACACCGCCGCGTTCATCATCGAACCCGTTCTCGGCGACGGTGGCTACCTCCCGACTCCGCCGGAATTCCTCGAGGGTATTCGGCGCCGCGCGGACGAGCATGGCATCGTGCTCATCGTCGACGAAGTCCAAGCAGGCGTCGGCCGCACCGGAAAGTTCTGGGGCCACGAGCATTCGGCCGCGAAGCCCGACATCGTCATCACCGCCAAGGGACTCGCGTCCGGGTTCCCGATCTCGGCGATCGCCGCGTCGACGGAATTGATGTCCAAGGCGTGGCCAGGCTCTCAAGGCGGAACCTACGGAGGCAACGCCGTAGCGGCGGCCGCAGCCGTCGCCACCCTCGACGTAGTGCGAGACGAAGGGTTGGTGGAGAACGCTGCCAAGCAGGGTGCTGTTCTGCTCGACGGGCTGAAGGCGTTGAAGGAGCAGTATTCGGCGATCGGCGACGCCCGCGGCCTGGGCCTCATGCAGGCCCTCGAATTCGTCGACGAGAATGGTAAGCCCGACGCTGCCGCCGCAGCGCGCGTACAGCAGACAGCCATTTCGGAGGGCCTGTTGCTGCTGACCTGCGGTGCGCTCGGCAACGTCGTTCGGGTGATCCCGGCTCTGGTGGTCACGGATGACGAGATGGCGGAGGGTTTGGACGCCATCGGGCGAACACTGAAGCGAGCACTGTGA
- a CDS encoding FAD-binding and (Fe-S)-binding domain-containing protein: protein MTVLDLLRGADIEVDDSPRRLAEYSYDASNYRVPPSAVVFPRTADDVRTTVKACARTGVTIVSRGGGTSMAGNAIGTGVVLDFSRYMNKVISVDASEKSAVVQPGIVISELAAAVSAATDGQLTYAPDPSSKTRATVGGAIGNDACGNHSVRYGRTADHTIALDIVTADGHLLRATRSGIHAVDPSDSGSVDAAARIGAELAALVADNMADFRLELGLIPRQVSGFHLSNLLPENGFDVARALVGSEGTCAIVVAATVALVPVPKAALLLSLGYSDVVEAAQDVMTILEFSPAAIEGIDEKIVETMQARRGIDSVRGLPAGNAWLYVDLDGDDPAEVEEKAERLLARLKESGRLKDGRVVADPAERKSLWRVREDGAGLSTRLVGGGESWPGWEDSAVAPQNLAAYLADFRDLLAAHSLTGVMYGHFGAGCMHVRITFDQRTERGRGIMQAFLRDAAELVVRHGGSLSGEHGDGRARSELLPIMYSPSMLSAFARFKRIWDPAALLNPGSITDPAPMMKDLALEGVPSREWKTTFELHQVGTTTDLDPFVHATQACVGVGRCRSSSGGVMCPSYRATGDEKDSTRGRARVLQDMVRTSTTVADGWASEDVKASLDLCLSCKACSSDCPVGVDMATYKAEFLDHHYAGRIRPMAHYSLGWLPRWLKLTSRIAPLLNRALTPRTGRLAARLGGLTTERSLPRFASRKELRQQSAGSTLGGDVVLFVDSFTKGFRPEVIGAAVRVLADGGRTAECRSDMCCGLTWISTGQLATAKKQLARTAEMLDDGTDRPIVVTEPSCAAALKKDLPELVNTDAARRVAARIQSFAAAVIDQAAGGWTPSAKVPAEVTVQTHCHEYAVFGEATQRKALAAAGISAVDEATGCCGVAGNFGFEPEHFEISMKVAEQALAPAVRRAGDRPILTDGFSCHMQVRELTGDHSSAASTHLAHVLDPNPQWHAKAPPGAPNHATGPQAPSSSGPQAPTTTRRDT, encoded by the coding sequence GTGACAGTCCTCGACCTGCTGCGTGGGGCAGACATCGAGGTCGACGACTCGCCACGACGGCTCGCCGAGTATTCCTACGACGCATCGAACTATCGGGTTCCGCCGTCGGCTGTGGTGTTTCCGCGCACTGCGGACGACGTCCGAACCACAGTGAAGGCATGCGCCCGGACCGGAGTGACGATCGTGAGCCGCGGGGGCGGAACCTCGATGGCAGGCAACGCGATCGGTACCGGCGTCGTGCTCGACTTCTCGCGCTACATGAACAAGGTCATCTCGGTCGATGCGTCCGAGAAGTCCGCGGTCGTGCAGCCAGGAATTGTGATCTCCGAGCTCGCTGCGGCCGTGTCGGCCGCCACGGACGGTCAGTTGACGTATGCGCCGGATCCGTCGAGCAAGACGCGCGCAACGGTCGGCGGCGCGATCGGCAACGACGCCTGCGGCAATCACTCGGTGCGATACGGCCGGACGGCAGATCACACGATCGCATTGGATATCGTCACTGCCGATGGTCATCTGCTGCGGGCGACACGTTCCGGTATCCACGCAGTCGATCCGAGCGATTCCGGCTCCGTGGACGCCGCGGCCCGCATCGGTGCCGAACTGGCAGCACTCGTGGCAGACAACATGGCGGACTTTCGCCTCGAACTCGGCCTCATCCCGCGTCAGGTGTCGGGCTTTCATCTGTCGAATCTTCTCCCGGAGAACGGGTTCGACGTTGCCCGGGCCCTGGTGGGAAGCGAGGGTACCTGTGCGATCGTCGTCGCGGCGACCGTCGCGCTCGTGCCGGTGCCGAAGGCGGCCCTGCTGCTCAGTCTCGGCTACTCGGATGTCGTCGAAGCTGCGCAGGATGTCATGACGATCCTCGAGTTCTCACCGGCCGCAATCGAGGGCATCGACGAGAAAATCGTCGAGACAATGCAGGCTCGTCGCGGAATCGACTCGGTCCGTGGACTTCCAGCCGGCAACGCATGGCTGTACGTCGATCTCGACGGCGACGATCCCGCAGAGGTGGAAGAGAAGGCCGAGCGGTTGCTGGCTCGTCTGAAGGAGTCGGGAAGGCTGAAGGACGGTCGCGTCGTCGCCGATCCCGCCGAACGCAAGTCCCTGTGGCGTGTGCGTGAAGATGGTGCCGGACTCTCCACGCGGTTGGTGGGAGGTGGCGAATCCTGGCCCGGTTGGGAGGATTCCGCCGTCGCACCGCAGAATCTGGCTGCCTACCTGGCCGACTTTCGCGACCTTCTCGCAGCGCACTCGCTGACCGGCGTGATGTACGGCCACTTCGGTGCCGGATGTATGCATGTGCGGATCACCTTCGATCAGCGCACCGAACGTGGACGCGGGATCATGCAGGCGTTTCTTCGTGACGCAGCCGAGCTCGTCGTCCGGCACGGTGGGTCGTTGTCCGGCGAACACGGTGATGGTCGGGCCAGATCCGAGCTGCTGCCCATCATGTATTCCCCCTCGATGTTGAGTGCGTTTGCGCGGTTCAAGCGGATCTGGGATCCCGCTGCACTGCTCAACCCGGGAAGCATCACCGATCCGGCCCCCATGATGAAAGATCTGGCACTGGAGGGTGTTCCAAGCCGAGAGTGGAAGACGACCTTCGAGCTCCACCAAGTGGGGACCACTACGGATCTCGATCCCTTCGTGCATGCCACCCAGGCGTGCGTCGGTGTCGGCCGCTGCCGATCCAGCAGCGGTGGGGTGATGTGCCCGAGTTACCGGGCGACCGGCGACGAGAAGGACTCGACGCGAGGGCGAGCGCGGGTTCTGCAGGACATGGTGCGAACCTCTACAACCGTCGCCGACGGTTGGGCCTCGGAGGACGTCAAAGCCTCGCTCGACCTATGTCTGTCGTGCAAAGCGTGCTCGTCCGACTGCCCGGTCGGAGTCGACATGGCCACGTACAAGGCCGAGTTCCTCGATCATCACTATGCGGGCAGGATCCGCCCGATGGCGCACTATTCGCTCGGTTGGCTGCCCCGGTGGTTGAAGCTGACGTCGCGGATCGCGCCTCTGTTGAACAGGGCGCTCACGCCGCGGACCGGCAGGCTTGCGGCCAGGTTGGGCGGCTTGACCACTGAGCGTTCGCTTCCTCGTTTCGCCTCGCGAAAGGAATTGCGTCAGCAGAGTGCCGGTTCGACGCTGGGCGGGGACGTCGTGCTGTTCGTGGATTCGTTCACCAAAGGCTTCCGACCCGAGGTCATCGGTGCCGCGGTGCGGGTATTGGCGGACGGAGGGCGTACTGCGGAGTGCCGCAGCGACATGTGCTGTGGTCTGACCTGGATCTCCACGGGCCAACTGGCGACGGCGAAGAAGCAATTGGCACGCACCGCAGAGATGCTCGACGACGGTACCGACCGACCGATCGTCGTCACCGAGCCGAGTTGTGCCGCGGCGTTGAAGAAGGATTTGCCCGAGTTGGTGAACACCGATGCGGCTCGTCGGGTTGCGGCACGAATACAGAGCTTTGCGGCGGCGGTCATCGACCAGGCTGCAGGTGGATGGACGCCATCCGCGAAGGTCCCGGCTGAAGTCACAGTGCAGACGCATTGCCATGAGTACGCGGTATTCGGCGAAGCGACGCAGCGCAAAGCTCTTGCAGCGGCAGGAATTTCCGCGGTGGACGAGGCGACTGGATGCTGCGGGGTAGCGGGAAACTTCGGATTCGAACCCGAGCACTTCGAGATCAGCATGAAGGTCGCCGAACAGGCACTCGCACCAGCTGTTCGACGAGCCGGTGACCGTCCGATTCTCACCGACGGTTTCAGCTGCCATATGCAGGTGCGCGAATTGACCGGCGATCACAGCTCTGCGGCGTCGACGCATCTGGCGCATGTGCTCGATCCGAATCCCCAGTGGCACGCAAAAGCGCCCCCTGGTGCACCTAACCATGCCACTGGGCCGCAGGCCCCATCGAGTTCTGGGCCGCAGGCCCCAACGACCACACGGAGGGACACATGA
- a CDS encoding ribokinase — protein MAATRVAVLGSINMDLTTHTERLPRPGETVLGDSFENSQGGKGANQALAAVRSGATTTFLGAVGDDAFAGELLRTLTDSGVDVQFTRRTTGPSGIAAIAVDAAGENTIVVVAGANGAMRDLTDAERAVIADADIMLCQLEIPVETVLAGATHARANGTLVVLNPSPVQKLPDALVDAVDLLVVNEAEAAAIGSDVTDRIPHVVTTLGAAGARYRGPQSSADVASPTVDAVDTTGAGDAFAGALAAEWSTGAEAAVRWACAAGAFAATRRGAGSSSGRRGDIEPLLA, from the coding sequence ATGGCAGCAACACGGGTAGCCGTTCTCGGCAGCATCAACATGGATCTGACCACCCACACGGAACGGTTGCCTCGACCGGGCGAGACGGTGCTCGGCGACAGTTTCGAGAACTCGCAGGGAGGTAAGGGTGCAAACCAGGCGCTCGCTGCTGTCCGGTCCGGCGCCACTACGACGTTCCTCGGAGCGGTGGGCGACGACGCTTTCGCCGGGGAATTGCTACGCACTCTCACCGATTCGGGAGTCGACGTGCAGTTCACACGACGCACGACGGGCCCCAGCGGAATAGCCGCAATCGCCGTGGACGCGGCAGGCGAGAACACCATCGTGGTGGTCGCCGGGGCCAACGGTGCGATGCGTGACCTGACAGACGCCGAACGCGCAGTCATCGCGGACGCCGACATCATGCTGTGCCAATTGGAAATCCCTGTCGAGACCGTGCTCGCGGGCGCCACCCACGCACGCGCGAACGGCACTCTCGTCGTACTCAATCCGTCACCCGTACAGAAGCTGCCCGACGCCCTCGTCGATGCCGTCGATCTCCTCGTCGTCAACGAAGCCGAAGCAGCAGCGATCGGCAGCGACGTCACCGATCGCATTCCGCATGTCGTGACGACTCTCGGTGCAGCGGGTGCTCGGTACCGCGGACCGCAGTCTTCGGCCGACGTCGCTTCTCCCACAGTCGACGCCGTCGATACGACCGGAGCAGGTGACGCGTTCGCCGGCGCGTTGGCGGCGGAATGGTCCACCGGCGCCGAAGCGGCGGTTCGGTGGGCTTGTGCCGCAGGAGCATTCGCAGCCACCCGGCGCGGCGCTGGATCTTCCTCAGGACGCCGCGGCGACATCGAGCCTCTGCTCGCTTGA
- a CDS encoding Xaa-Pro peptidase family protein codes for MTFTDEEYSTRLAAVRARMAAQNLTALIVTDPSNLYYLLGYNALSFYTPQMLYVPLSGELYFFAREMDANGAFRTSWLPQEQTFGYPETFVQRKDTHPFVWVAARLRELGVVNNFSHGQVGLEMDSYYFSPKAFEALVKSLPEYNFTDSYELINWVRVVKSPAEIDLMRGAARVCESAMTAAYDSIVVGGRQCDAAAAILNAQVKGTADFGGDHPAIVPMLPTGAGADTPHLTWSDQVFIAGETTVVELAGVYRRYHVPMARTVVLGKPSKRLDYLAQSTGDALNEVLGIVGPGVTTTELAQVWNVSLARHGLHKPSRIGYSIGIAYAPDWGERTVSIRTDDDTVLAENMTFHIIGGMWMDDYGYEVSEAVRVTDSGVETFTEYPRQLLTKE; via the coding sequence ATCACGTTCACAGACGAGGAGTACTCCACCCGTCTCGCCGCGGTGAGGGCCCGCATGGCGGCGCAGAACCTGACTGCTCTGATCGTCACCGACCCCTCGAACCTGTACTACCTGCTGGGCTACAACGCGCTGTCGTTCTACACCCCGCAGATGCTCTACGTCCCGCTGAGTGGGGAGTTGTACTTCTTTGCCAGGGAGATGGACGCCAACGGGGCCTTTCGGACATCGTGGTTGCCCCAGGAGCAGACATTCGGATACCCGGAAACTTTCGTGCAGCGCAAGGACACTCATCCATTCGTATGGGTCGCGGCGCGGCTCCGCGAACTCGGTGTGGTGAACAACTTCTCGCACGGTCAGGTCGGGCTCGAGATGGACTCGTACTACTTCAGTCCCAAGGCGTTCGAAGCGCTCGTCAAATCTCTGCCCGAATACAACTTCACCGACTCCTACGAGTTGATCAACTGGGTGCGCGTGGTCAAGTCACCCGCGGAGATCGACTTGATGCGCGGGGCAGCCCGAGTGTGCGAATCTGCGATGACCGCAGCGTACGACTCGATCGTGGTGGGCGGCCGTCAGTGTGATGCCGCGGCGGCAATCCTGAACGCTCAGGTCAAGGGAACCGCCGACTTCGGCGGTGACCACCCCGCCATCGTCCCGATGCTCCCCACCGGTGCCGGTGCCGACACTCCTCACCTCACTTGGTCCGATCAAGTCTTCATCGCAGGTGAGACCACAGTCGTCGAGCTGGCCGGCGTATACCGGAGATACCACGTACCGATGGCGCGGACGGTGGTGTTGGGAAAGCCGAGCAAGCGCCTCGACTATCTCGCGCAGTCGACCGGCGACGCGCTGAACGAAGTACTCGGTATCGTCGGGCCCGGAGTCACCACGACCGAGCTCGCGCAGGTGTGGAACGTCAGCCTCGCGCGGCACGGACTGCACAAGCCTTCTCGCATAGGCTATTCCATCGGTATCGCTTACGCTCCGGACTGGGGAGAGCGCACGGTCAGCATCAGGACGGACGACGACACCGTGCTGGCCGAGAACATGACTTTCCACATCATCGGCGGAATGTGGATGGACGACTACGGATACGAGGTGTCCGAGGCCGTGCGCGTGACCGACAGCGGGGTGGAGACATTCACCGAGTACCCGCGCCAACTACTGACGAAGGAGTGA
- a CDS encoding LysR family transcriptional regulator codes for MTLSPRVPDLAALDVMVSVARLGSMSAAGREHGLSQQAVSARVRAAERDIGLRVFSRTNTGVGLTPEGVAVLEWAENVLNAAQKFATGVDSLLREDIAHLTVAASMTVAEHLVPGWIVLMRTRHPAVRTQMRLMNSAEAAQHVLDGRADIGFVEGPDIPSGLGVRVVATDELVVVTGPEHRWATTASVTVEELASTALVQREPGSGTRTTFENIIHPTEPPLLELESVTAIKSAVVTADAPSVLSSMAVEGDIRDGRLVRIDVEGVTMPRQLRAIWNQQEQLRGPSRDFLDIALSQRT; via the coding sequence ATGACGCTCTCGCCTCGGGTACCCGACCTCGCCGCACTCGACGTCATGGTGTCGGTTGCGAGGCTCGGCAGCATGAGCGCCGCTGGACGTGAGCACGGGCTGAGTCAGCAGGCGGTCAGCGCGCGAGTACGCGCAGCCGAGCGCGACATCGGACTCCGGGTTTTCTCGCGAACCAACACCGGCGTAGGACTCACGCCCGAGGGTGTCGCCGTACTCGAATGGGCCGAGAATGTTCTGAACGCTGCGCAGAAATTCGCCACCGGCGTCGATTCGCTCCTCCGGGAAGACATCGCACACCTGACGGTCGCCGCGAGCATGACCGTCGCCGAGCACCTCGTCCCGGGCTGGATCGTGTTGATGCGAACCCGCCACCCAGCAGTCCGAACCCAGATGAGATTGATGAACTCTGCTGAAGCAGCTCAGCACGTGCTCGACGGGCGCGCGGACATCGGTTTCGTCGAGGGCCCGGACATCCCGAGCGGACTCGGCGTTCGCGTCGTCGCCACGGACGAGCTCGTCGTCGTGACCGGTCCTGAACACCGCTGGGCGACAACCGCATCCGTCACCGTGGAGGAATTGGCGTCTACGGCGCTCGTGCAACGCGAACCCGGGTCGGGAACCAGGACGACATTCGAGAACATCATCCACCCGACCGAACCGCCCTTGTTGGAGCTGGAATCGGTGACTGCGATCAAATCGGCGGTCGTAACTGCCGATGCGCCGAGCGTCCTGTCGTCGATGGCCGTGGAGGGAGATATCCGAGACGGACGATTGGTCCGTATCGACGTCGAAGGAGTGACGATGCCTCGTCAGCTCCGCGCGATCTGGAATCAGCAGGAGCAGCTGCGGGGCCCGAGCCGGGATTTCCTCGACATCGCACTCTCCCAACGCACGTAA